In Streptococcus dysgalactiae subsp. dysgalactiae, the following are encoded in one genomic region:
- a CDS encoding ISAs1-like element IS1548 family transposase, which produces MIDFIISIDDCAVELDSRQSWKIRYPLLTILFLVFVCQLAGIETWKEMEDFIEMNEPLFATYVDLSEGCPSHDTLERVISLVNSDRLKELKVQFEQSLTSLDAVHQLISVDGKTIRGNRGKNQKPVHIVTAYDGGHHLSLGQVAVEEKSNEIVAIPQLLRTIDIRKSIVTIDAMGTQTAIVDTIIKGKADYCLAVKGNQETLYDDIALYFSDVNLLEELQENGQYYQTVEKSRGQIEVREYWVSSDIKWLCQNHPKWHKLRGIGMTRHTIDKDDQLSQEKRYFIFSFKPDVLTFANCVRGHWQIESMHWLLDVVYHEDHHQTLDKRAAFNLNLIRKMCLYFLKVMVFPKKDLSYRRKQRYISVHLEDYLVQLFEERG; this is translated from the coding sequence ATGATTGATTTTATTATTTCTATTGATGATTGCGCAGTTGAATTGGATAGTCGTCAATCTTGGAAAATTCGCTACCCCTTATTAACCATTCTATTTCTTGTCTTCGTTTGTCAGTTAGCCGGCATTGAAACCTGGAAGGAGATGGAAGATTTTATTGAAATGAATGAACCATTGTTTGCGACCTACGTTGATTTGAGTGAAGGTTGTCCGTCTCATGATACCTTAGAGCGTGTGATTAGTCTTGTTAATTCAGACCGTTTAAAAGAGCTTAAAGTTCAATTTGAGCAATCATTGACAAGCTTAGATGCCGTTCATCAACTGATTTCAGTGGACGGTAAAACGATTCGAGGCAATCGAGGTAAAAATCAGAAGCCTGTTCATATTGTAACGGCTTATGATGGGGGTCATCATCTTAGTTTGGGACAGGTAGCGGTTGAGGAGAAAAGTAATGAAATTGTTGCCATTCCTCAGTTATTGCGGACGATTGATATCCGTAAAAGCATTGTAACGATAGACGCAATGGGCACGCAGACGGCTATCGTTGATACGATCATTAAAGGTAAAGCAGACTATTGCTTAGCCGTCAAAGGAAATCAAGAAACACTTTATGATGATATTGCTCTTTATTTTAGTGATGTCAACTTATTGGAAGAACTCCAAGAAAATGGACAGTATTATCAGACTGTTGAAAAATCTAGGGGACAGATTGAAGTTAGAGAATACTGGGTGTCTTCCGATATCAAATGGTTGTGTCAAAACCATCCCAAATGGCATAAGTTACGTGGTATTGGGATGACTCGTCACACGATTGATAAGGATGATCAGCTGAGTCAAGAGAAACGTTATTTTATCTTTAGCTTTAAGCCGGATGTCCTCACATTTGCCAATTGTGTACGAGGTCATTGGCAGATAGAGAGTATGCACTGGTTATTGGACGTTGTTTATCATGAAGATCATCATCAGACATTGGATAAAAGAGCCGCATTTAACCTAAATCTTATCCGAAAAATGTGCTTATATTTTCTCAAAGTGATGGTATTTCCTAAAAAAGACCTCAGTTATCGTCGCAAACAACGGTATATTTCTGTCCATTTGGAAGATTATTTAGTCCAATTATTTGAAGAAAGAGGCTAA
- a CDS encoding substrate-binding domain-containing protein produces the protein MKFTKKLGFLALLMSMLLVLGACGKTGLGNSSGTSKEVTKKAAKDLKLGVSISTTNNPYFVAMKDGLDKYADKKEVSLKVADAQDDAARQADDVQNFISQNVDAILINPVDSDAIVPAIKAANNASIPVILIDRGSNGGDVLTTVASDNVEAGKMAADYIVKELGEKAKAFELSGVPGASATVDRGNGFNKVAKEKLEVLSSQSANFDRAKALNTAQNMIQGNKDVQVIFAQNDEMALGAAQAVKSAGLQNVLIIGIDGQPDAHQAIEKGDITATIAQQPAKMGEIAIQAAIDHYNGKKVDKETVSPIYLVTKENVDKYNW, from the coding sequence ATGAAATTTACGAAAAAACTTGGCTTTCTAGCCTTACTTATGTCAATGCTTCTTGTCCTAGGGGCTTGTGGAAAAACTGGTCTAGGAAATTCTTCTGGAACAAGCAAAGAGGTGACAAAAAAAGCTGCAAAAGACTTGAAATTAGGGGTATCTATTTCCACTACGAATAACCCTTACTTCGTCGCTATGAAAGATGGTTTAGACAAGTATGCTGATAAAAAAGAAGTGAGCTTAAAAGTCGCTGATGCTCAAGATGACGCAGCACGTCAAGCGGATGATGTGCAAAACTTTATTAGCCAAAATGTGGATGCTATTTTGATAAATCCAGTGGACTCAGATGCCATCGTGCCAGCAATTAAAGCTGCTAACAATGCTAGTATCCCTGTTATTCTTATTGACCGTGGTAGCAATGGTGGTGACGTTTTAACAACAGTTGCTTCTGATAATGTTGAAGCGGGTAAAATGGCTGCTGACTACATTGTGAAAGAGCTTGGTGAAAAAGCAAAAGCCTTTGAATTGTCAGGCGTTCCAGGAGCTTCAGCGACTGTAGACCGTGGTAATGGTTTTAACAAAGTTGCGAAAGAAAAATTAGAAGTTTTATCAAGTCAGTCAGCTAACTTTGACCGTGCTAAGGCCTTAAACACAGCACAAAACATGATTCAAGGAAACAAAGACGTTCAAGTCATTTTTGCCCAAAACGATGAAATGGCACTCGGAGCTGCTCAAGCTGTTAAATCAGCAGGCCTTCAAAATGTTTTAATCATTGGTATTGATGGTCAACCAGATGCTCACCAAGCTATTGAAAAAGGTGATATTACAGCAACAATCGCTCAACAACCTGCTAAAATGGGTGAAATTGCTATCCAAGCGGCTATTGACCACTACAATGGAAAAAAAGTGGATAAAGAGACCGTCTCACCAATTTACCTTGTTACCAAAGAAAATGTTGACAAATACAATTGGTAA
- a CDS encoding ABC transporter permease subunit, with protein MKQVMKYMSELTTLVALVGLMIVITLINPNFLTTNNLLNLLLQVTANGFIAFGMTFVILTGGIDLSVGSILALSSALSAGFIASGVPVPLAILLAVIMGGLFGMLNGLFISYGKLAPFIVTLATMTIFRGATLVYTNGNPITKGLSDSFLFQFLGQGYIVGIPFPVILMFIVFLILYVLLHKTAFGKSVYALGGNEKAAYISGVKLNKVKLIIYTISGMMAAISGLIITSRLSSAQPTAGSSYEMDAIAAVVLGGTSLSGGKGRILGTLIGALIIGVLNNGLNIIGVSAFWQQVVKGIVILIAVLLDRFKVAK; from the coding sequence GTGAAACAAGTAATGAAATACATGTCAGAGTTAACCACTCTGGTCGCACTCGTTGGGTTAATGATTGTCATCACGCTGATTAATCCTAACTTTTTAACCACAAACAACTTATTAAACTTACTTTTACAGGTAACCGCTAATGGTTTTATTGCCTTTGGGATGACTTTTGTCATTTTAACTGGTGGGATTGATTTATCGGTAGGTTCGATTTTAGCTCTCTCAAGTGCTCTCTCAGCTGGATTTATAGCTTCAGGTGTACCTGTTCCCTTAGCTATTTTATTAGCTGTTATCATGGGGGGCTTGTTTGGTATGTTAAATGGTCTCTTTATTTCTTATGGGAAATTAGCGCCATTTATCGTCACCTTGGCTACCATGACTATTTTCCGAGGAGCAACGCTTGTGTATACTAATGGGAATCCCATTACTAAAGGATTGTCTGACTCATTCCTCTTTCAGTTTTTAGGACAAGGGTATATTGTCGGTATTCCTTTCCCAGTTATCCTTATGTTTATAGTCTTTCTTATTTTGTATGTGCTCTTGCACAAAACTGCCTTTGGGAAATCTGTTTACGCGCTAGGAGGCAATGAAAAAGCAGCGTATATCTCAGGTGTTAAACTCAATAAAGTCAAACTTATTATTTATACCATTTCAGGAATGATGGCCGCTATTTCTGGATTAATTATTACTTCTCGTTTGAGTTCTGCTCAGCCAACGGCTGGTAGCAGTTATGAAATGGATGCTATTGCAGCCGTTGTTCTTGGAGGAACTTCTTTATCAGGAGGTAAAGGGCGTATCCTAGGAACATTGATTGGTGCCTTGATTATTGGGGTCCTTAATAACGGGTTAAACATTATTGGTGTATCAGCCTTTTGGCAACAAGTGGTAAAAGGGATTGTTATCTTGATTGCCGTGTTACTAGATCGCTTTAAAGTTGCAAAATAA
- a CDS encoding sugar ABC transporter ATP-binding protein, translating into MKIDMRGISKSFGTNKVLEGIDLVVTSGEVHALMGENGAGKSTLMNILTGLFPASSGTILIDGKEMVFANPQEAEAFGISFIHQEMNTWPEMTVLENLFLGREIKKAFGLLDDKAMKEKARYAFKRLGVSIPLDKRIGDLSVGQQQMIEIAKSLLSEVSLLIMDEPTAALTDRETENLFKIIGSLKEEGVGIVYISHRMEEIFKITDVVTVMRDGIVVDTKPTQETTPDELVKKMVGRDIEDYYPEKTATIGSVAFEVKELSGQTFQGVSFQVKQGEILGFSGLMGSGRTEVMRTIFGLDPKQSGQVMIDGKEVMIHNPAQAIKYGIGFLTEDRKDEGLILDFSIKDNMTLPSTKDFSKHGFFDDKTTTTFVEQLINRLRIKSGTPTLPVGNLSGGNQQKVVLAKWIGIAPKVLILDEPTRGVDVGAKREIYQLMNELAERGVPIIMVSSDLPEVLGVSDRIMVMHEGRIAGQLSREEASQEKVMQLATGGN; encoded by the coding sequence ATGAAAATTGACATGAGAGGGATTTCCAAGTCTTTTGGAACCAACAAGGTACTGGAAGGCATTGATTTAGTGGTGACTTCAGGAGAAGTTCATGCCTTGATGGGAGAAAATGGTGCAGGTAAGTCTACCTTGATGAATATTTTGACAGGACTTTTTCCAGCAAGTTCTGGAACCATTTTGATTGATGGAAAAGAAATGGTCTTTGCGAATCCACAAGAAGCAGAAGCATTTGGCATTAGTTTTATTCATCAGGAAATGAATACATGGCCCGAGATGACGGTACTTGAAAACCTCTTTTTAGGTCGAGAAATCAAAAAAGCTTTTGGACTTCTAGATGATAAGGCCATGAAGGAGAAGGCTAGGTATGCATTCAAAAGATTAGGAGTGTCTATTCCTTTGGATAAGCGTATTGGAGATCTCTCAGTTGGTCAGCAACAGATGATTGAAATTGCTAAAAGCCTCCTGTCTGAAGTGTCACTATTAATTATGGATGAACCGACAGCCGCTCTTACTGATCGCGAAACTGAAAATCTCTTCAAAATTATTGGCAGTTTAAAAGAAGAAGGTGTTGGTATTGTCTATATTTCCCATCGTATGGAAGAAATCTTCAAAATTACTGATGTGGTAACGGTCATGCGAGACGGGATTGTCGTTGACACGAAGCCAACTCAAGAGACGACTCCAGATGAACTGGTCAAAAAAATGGTTGGACGTGATATCGAAGATTATTATCCAGAAAAAACAGCTACTATTGGCTCAGTTGCCTTTGAAGTTAAGGAATTATCCGGACAAACTTTTCAAGGGGTTTCGTTCCAAGTAAAACAGGGCGAAATTCTTGGCTTTTCAGGGTTAATGGGTTCTGGTCGAACCGAAGTGATGCGAACCATTTTTGGTTTAGATCCTAAACAGTCAGGACAGGTTATGATTGATGGGAAAGAAGTCATGATTCATAATCCAGCTCAGGCGATTAAGTACGGCATCGGATTTTTGACGGAAGATCGAAAAGATGAGGGGTTGATTTTAGACTTTAGCATCAAAGATAACATGACCTTGCCAAGTACCAAAGATTTCAGTAAGCATGGTTTCTTCGACGACAAAACCACTACCACCTTTGTTGAGCAATTAATTAACCGCTTGCGTATAAAATCCGGGACGCCCACTTTACCGGTTGGAAATCTTTCTGGTGGGAACCAGCAAAAGGTTGTCCTTGCGAAATGGATTGGCATTGCTCCAAAAGTGTTGATTTTAGATGAACCCACTAGAGGGGTAGATGTTGGTGCCAAACGCGAAATTTACCAATTAATGAATGAATTGGCAGAGAGAGGTGTGCCTATTATTATGGTCTCTTCAGACCTTCCAGAAGTATTAGGCGTTAGTGATCGGATTATGGTCATGCACGAAGGACGTATTGCTGGCCAACTTTCTCGTGAAGAAGCTAGTCAGGAAAAAGTCATGCAGTTGGCAACAGGAGGAAATTAA
- the rbsD gene encoding D-ribose pyranase, translated as MKKHGILNSHLAKLADDLGHTDRVCIGDLGLPVPDGVAKIDLALKPGQPNFQDVLAVYLEHVLVEKVILAEEIKSQNPKQLEDLLARLDSSVIVEYVSHEELKALTKSTKAVVRTGENTPYSNVILQSGVTI; from the coding sequence ATGAAAAAGCATGGGATTTTGAATAGTCATTTGGCTAAACTGGCAGATGATTTAGGACACACAGACCGTGTCTGTATCGGTGATTTAGGACTTCCTGTTCCAGACGGTGTTGCTAAAATTGATTTGGCACTCAAACCAGGACAACCTAATTTCCAAGACGTCTTAGCAGTTTACTTAGAGCATGTGTTAGTCGAAAAAGTTATCTTAGCAGAAGAAATTAAAAGCCAAAATCCAAAACAATTAGAGGATTTATTAGCTAGATTGGATAGCTCAGTTATTGTGGAGTACGTTAGCCACGAGGAATTAAAAGCGTTGACCAAGTCAACTAAAGCTGTTGTGAGAACAGGTGAAAATACTCCTTATTCCAATGTCATCTTGCAGTCAGGGGTGACAATTTAG
- the rbsK gene encoding ribokinase: MSKIVIVGSISMDLVMKTNRIAQEGETVFGDSFAMVPGGKGANQAVAVGRLASQKDQINMLGAVGEDSFGPLLLQNLADNSLNVDFVGTVPSSSGIAQITIFNHDNRIIYCPGANGEVDTTLWEKEWDVLEAADLVILQNEIPHQANLAIAQFCHDKGIKVLYNPAPARETDKEMLGLVTYFTPNQHEVQELFPDKELDTILEAYPNRLIVTLGTKGSTYFDGQVIQLIPAIKTEAIDTTGAGDTFNGAFGFAVSKGLDMRESLTFATLASHLSVQQFGAQGGMPTLSEMKEHDAYEKAWDFE, translated from the coding sequence ATGAGTAAGATTGTTATTGTCGGCAGTATCTCCATGGACCTTGTGATGAAGACCAATCGGATTGCGCAAGAGGGAGAGACGGTTTTTGGAGATAGCTTTGCTATGGTTCCTGGTGGTAAAGGGGCTAACCAAGCTGTTGCAGTTGGTCGCTTAGCCTCCCAAAAAGATCAGATTAACATGCTGGGAGCTGTGGGTGAGGATTCCTTTGGCCCTCTTTTATTACAAAATTTAGCAGACAATAGTCTTAATGTGGATTTTGTGGGAACGGTACCATCTTCATCTGGTATTGCTCAAATCACTATTTTTAACCATGACAACCGAATTATTTACTGTCCCGGAGCGAATGGAGAGGTTGACACAACTCTTTGGGAAAAAGAATGGGATGTATTAGAGGCAGCTGATTTGGTTATTCTTCAAAATGAAATCCCGCACCAAGCTAATTTGGCCATAGCTCAGTTTTGTCATGATAAAGGCATCAAGGTGCTCTATAACCCTGCCCCTGCAAGAGAAACAGATAAAGAGATGCTAGGCTTGGTCACCTATTTCACACCAAACCAGCATGAAGTTCAAGAACTCTTCCCAGATAAAGAGTTAGACACTATTCTTGAGGCATATCCAAATCGTCTTATTGTTACTTTGGGAACTAAGGGGTCTACTTACTTTGATGGGCAAGTTATTCAATTGATTCCAGCCATTAAGACTGAAGCTATTGATACGACAGGTGCTGGAGATACCTTTAACGGAGCCTTTGGTTTTGCTGTTTCAAAAGGATTAGATATGCGTGAATCTTTAACATTTGCGACCTTGGCCTCACACTTATCTGTTCAACAATTTGGTGCCCAAGGTGGCATGCCAACATTATCAGAAATGAAGGAGCACGACGCTTATGAAAAAGCATGGGATTTTGAATAG
- a CDS encoding LacI family DNA-binding transcriptional regulator: protein MATIKQVAEEAGLSKSTVSRYISQKGYVSDEARDKIKAAIAKLHYSPNVLAQSLKTKKNQLVGLLLPDISNPFFPRLARGAEEYLKEKGYRVMLGNISDSEALEEEYVHVLLQSNAAGIITTHDFTKRYPDLPIPVVVVDRVDQETQYGVFSDNKAGGLLAAQTVWQAGTEEVLLIRGPLDNAENINERFEASLSYLHEKEVTLRICDSQSFDFESIQLEASKNLDVYPIIDSIIAPSDIHAIAYIHELHSRGKKIPQDVQVMGYDDILMSQFIYPSLSTIHQSSYLMGHYAAELVYNIANQLPVEANRIKLPVHYVERETIRRKNE, encoded by the coding sequence ATGGCAACGATCAAACAAGTCGCTGAAGAAGCAGGTTTATCCAAATCAACAGTTTCCAGATATATTTCTCAAAAAGGCTATGTTTCTGATGAAGCTAGAGATAAGATTAAGGCTGCCATTGCCAAATTACATTATAGTCCCAACGTCTTGGCCCAGTCTTTAAAAACTAAAAAGAATCAGTTAGTTGGCCTCCTCCTTCCTGATATTTCTAACCCCTTCTTTCCGCGCCTAGCAAGAGGAGCTGAAGAATACCTGAAAGAAAAAGGTTATCGGGTCATGTTGGGTAATATTTCAGACAGTGAAGCCCTAGAGGAAGAATATGTTCATGTCCTTCTTCAAAGCAACGCGGCAGGTATTATTACGACTCATGACTTTACCAAGCGTTATCCAGACTTGCCTATTCCAGTTGTGGTGGTAGACCGTGTTGACCAAGAAACGCAGTATGGTGTCTTTTCAGATAATAAAGCAGGAGGGCTCTTAGCTGCTCAAACGGTTTGGCAAGCGGGAACAGAAGAAGTGCTTTTGATTAGAGGACCGCTAGACAATGCCGAAAACATTAATGAACGGTTTGAAGCAAGCCTCTCTTATCTACACGAAAAAGAGGTTACCCTTCGCATCTGCGATAGCCAGAGTTTTGATTTTGAAAGCATTCAGTTGGAAGCTAGTAAGAACCTCGACGTCTATCCAATCATTGATAGTATTATAGCCCCGTCAGATATTCACGCCATTGCTTACATTCACGAGCTGCATTCCCGTGGAAAGAAAATTCCTCAGGATGTGCAAGTGATGGGTTACGACGATATTTTGATGAGTCAATTTATTTACCCTTCCCTGTCAACCATTCATCAATCCTCTTATTTGATGGGGCATTATGCAGCTGAACTGGTTTATAACATTGCCAATCAGTTGCCAGTGGAAGCTAATCGCATAAAATTACCAGTTCACTATGTGGAACGTGAGACTATAAGGAGAAAAAATGAGTAA
- a CDS encoding SepM family pheromone-processing serine protease, with amino-acid sequence MKTIKKIKWWLISLIALVALLIVLFFPLPYYVEMPGGAYDIRSVVKVNGKEDKDKGSYQFVAVSLSRASLAQLLYAWLTPFTEISSVEDTTGGYSDADYIRINQFYMETSQNAAVYQALTLADKPVTLDYKGVYVLDVSKDSTFKGALNLADTVTGVNHKQFTSSTELVDYVSHLKLGDKVTVQFISNSESKSETGRIIKLKNGKNGIGIALTDHTKVNSADKIEFSTQGVGGPSAGLMFTLDIYDQINKEDLRKGRHIAGTGTIGKNGEVGDIGGAGLKVVAAADAGAEIFFVPNNPVEKAVKKANPKAISNYEEAKRAAKQLKTKMKIVPVTTVQDALAYLRQ; translated from the coding sequence ATGAAAACAATTAAAAAAATTAAATGGTGGCTGATTAGCCTAATTGCCCTCGTGGCTCTGCTTATCGTCCTCTTTTTCCCTCTTCCTTACTATGTTGAAATGCCTGGCGGAGCCTATGACATTCGATCTGTGGTCAAGGTTAATGGCAAAGAAGATAAAGATAAAGGCTCCTATCAGTTTGTGGCAGTCAGTCTCAGTCGAGCCAGTTTAGCTCAATTGCTCTATGCTTGGCTAACCCCTTTTACTGAAATCAGTTCAGTTGAGGATACCACAGGCGGTTATAGCGATGCAGACTATATCCGCATTAATCAATTCTACATGGAAACCTCACAAAATGCTGCGGTCTATCAGGCATTGACCTTGGCAGACAAACCAGTTACTTTGGACTACAAAGGGGTCTATGTGTTAGATGTTAGCAAGGATTCAACCTTTAAAGGTGCTTTAAACTTAGCAGATACGGTAACGGGAGTGAATCACAAACAATTTACGAGTTCAACAGAACTTGTGGACTATGTCTCTCATTTAAAACTTGGTGATAAGGTGACTGTGCAGTTTATTAGTAATAGCGAATCTAAGTCTGAAACAGGTCGTATCATCAAACTAAAAAATGGTAAAAATGGTATCGGCATTGCTTTAACAGACCATACTAAAGTCAATTCAGCAGACAAAATCGAGTTTAGTACCCAAGGTGTTGGGGGTCCTAGTGCAGGCTTAATGTTTACACTAGATATCTACGACCAAATTAATAAAGAAGACCTTCGTAAAGGAAGACATATCGCCGGGACAGGAACCATTGGTAAAAATGGTGAAGTTGGAGATATTGGCGGTGCGGGTCTTAAGGTCGTTGCTGCTGCAGATGCTGGTGCTGAGATTTTCTTTGTGCCGAATAATCCTGTGGAAAAAGCTGTTAAAAAAGCCAATCCAAAAGCTATTAGCAATTATGAAGAGGCCAAGCGAGCAGCCAAGCAGTTAAAAACAAAAATGAAAATTGTTCCTGTAACAACTGTTCAGGATGCCCTAGCCTACCTTCGTCAATAA
- the coaD gene encoding pantetheine-phosphate adenylyltransferase, whose translation MSSKIGLYTGSFDPVTNGHLDIIKRASQLCDHLYVGIFYNPIKEGLFTPQTRQLMLKQALAEMTNVSVVMAENRLAVDVAKELQVTHLVRGLRNGADFDYEANLEYFNHMLAPTLETVYFISRNEWQQLSSSRVRELIHFQSSLEGLVPQSVMTQVEKMNENN comes from the coding sequence ATGTCAAGTAAAATAGGACTTTATACAGGATCGTTTGATCCTGTCACCAATGGGCATCTGGATATTATTAAGCGAGCCAGCCAATTATGTGACCATCTCTATGTCGGGATTTTTTATAATCCTATAAAGGAAGGGCTATTTACCCCTCAAACGCGTCAACTGATGCTTAAACAGGCTTTAGCAGAAATGACCAATGTGAGTGTCGTGATGGCAGAAAATCGCTTAGCTGTTGATGTAGCCAAAGAGTTGCAGGTCACTCACTTGGTTAGAGGACTACGAAACGGTGCTGATTTTGATTACGAAGCCAATTTGGAGTATTTCAATCACATGCTAGCTCCGACACTTGAGACCGTTTATTTCATTTCTAGAAATGAATGGCAACAACTTAGTTCGAGTCGAGTCAGAGAGCTGATTCATTTTCAGTCCTCTTTGGAAGGACTAGTGCCTCAATCAGTTATGACTCAAGTGGAGAAAATGAATGAAAACAATTAA
- the rsmD gene encoding 16S rRNA (guanine(966)-N(2))-methyltransferase RsmD, whose translation MRIVSGEFGGRPLKTLDGKTTRPTSDKVRGAIFSMIGPYFDGGRVLDLFSGSGGLSIEAVSRGMSSAVLVERDRKAQAIIQENIKMTKAEQQFTLLKMEAERAIHQLSGQFDLVFLDPPYAKETIVANIEALAANELLSDDVMVVCETDKNVVLPEEITNLGIWKEKTYGISKVTVYVK comes from the coding sequence ATGAGAATTGTATCTGGTGAATTTGGCGGGCGTCCCTTGAAGACGCTCGATGGTAAAACAACTCGTCCTACATCTGATAAAGTTAGAGGGGCGATTTTTAGCATGATTGGACCCTATTTTGATGGGGGTCGGGTTCTAGACTTATTTTCAGGGTCTGGTGGTTTGTCTATTGAAGCGGTTTCTCGCGGCATGTCATCTGCTGTTTTGGTAGAACGTGATCGTAAGGCGCAGGCTATTATCCAAGAAAACATCAAGATGACCAAAGCAGAACAACAGTTTACTCTCCTGAAAATGGAGGCTGAACGTGCTATTCATCAGTTGAGTGGCCAATTCGATTTGGTATTTTTGGATCCTCCTTATGCTAAGGAAACTATTGTCGCTAACATTGAAGCTCTGGCTGCCAATGAGTTATTGAGTGACGACGTTATGGTGGTGTGCGAAACGGATAAAAACGTGGTTTTACCAGAGGAAATTACAAACTTAGGGATTTGGAAAGAGAAAACCTATGGTATTAGTAAGGTAACAGTATATGTCAAGTAA
- the asnA gene encoding aspartate--ammonia ligase: MKKSFIHQQEEISFVKNTFTQYLIAKLDVVEVQGPILSRVGDGMQDNLSGIENPVSVNVLNIPNATFEVVHSLAKWKRHTLARFGFNEGEGLVVNMKALRPDEDSLDQTHSVYVDQWDWEKVIPDGKRNLAYLKETVETIYKVIRLTELAVEARYDIEAVLPKKITFIHTEELVAKYPNLTPKERENAITKEFGAVFLIGIGGILPDGKPHDGRAPDYDDWTTESENGYHGLNGDILVWNDQLGSAFELSSMGIRVDEEALKRQVEITGDQDRLAFDWHKSLLNGLFPLSIGGGIGQSRMAMFLLRKKHIGEVQTSVWPQEVRDSYDNIL; encoded by the coding sequence ATGAAGAAAAGTTTTATTCATCAACAAGAGGAGATTTCATTTGTTAAAAATACGTTCACACAGTATTTGATTGCTAAACTTGATGTTGTTGAAGTGCAAGGACCCATTTTAAGTCGGGTCGGGGATGGTATGCAAGATAATTTGTCCGGTATTGAAAATCCAGTATCTGTCAATGTCTTGAATATTCCTAATGCAACCTTTGAAGTTGTGCATTCACTAGCAAAATGGAAACGTCACACCTTAGCCCGTTTTGGCTTTAATGAAGGTGAAGGTCTTGTTGTTAATATGAAGGCTCTCCGACCTGATGAGGATTCACTTGACCAAACCCACTCGGTGTATGTTGATCAATGGGATTGGGAAAAGGTCATTCCTGATGGCAAGCGCAACCTAGCCTATCTCAAAGAAACCGTTGAAACCATTTATAAGGTGATTCGTCTAACCGAATTAGCTGTTGAAGCCCGTTATGATATTGAAGCGGTTCTACCAAAGAAAATTACCTTCATTCACACCGAAGAATTGGTAGCTAAATACCCTAACTTGACACCCAAAGAACGCGAAAATGCGATTACCAAAGAATTTGGTGCGGTCTTCTTGATTGGTATTGGTGGCATCCTACCTGATGGCAAGCCGCATGATGGTCGTGCTCCTGACTATGACGACTGGACAACAGAATCTGAAAATGGCTATCATGGCCTCAATGGTGATATCTTGGTTTGGAATGACCAGCTTGGTTCAGCCTTTGAATTATCCTCAATGGGGATCCGTGTGGATGAGGAAGCCCTAAAACGTCAGGTAGAAATTACTGGTGACCAAGACCGATTAGCTTTTGATTGGCATAAATCCTTGTTAAATGGGCTCTTCCCGCTCTCCATCGGTGGAGGTATTGGTCAATCACGTATGGCCATGTTTTTATTACGTAAAAAACACATTGGAGAAGTCCAAACTTCCGTATGGCCTCAAGAGGTTCGTGATAGCTACGATAATATCTTGTAA